The following proteins are co-located in the Paramormyrops kingsleyae isolate MSU_618 unplaced genomic scaffold, PKINGS_0.4 ups257, whole genome shotgun sequence genome:
- the LOC111854138 gene encoding carbohydrate sulfotransferase 10 isoform X3 codes for MRQHWLLLGACGWVLLILMFASKFINLNFRVPEDYKGKPALSWTAPSWKNIRPPAAQGTVKRKAVPSKEGSVGPPSGQHADWSSVERRRQELLQSVCQNSSMRNLTHTPLSKFVLDRIFVCDKHKILFCQTPKVGNTQWKKVFIVLNGAFPSVAEIPESIVHDHEKNGLPRLSSLTEKEITERLSTYFKFFIVRDPFERLISAFKDKFLQNPRFEPWYKHNIAPAIIRKYRKVHGGSTGAPGLRFEDFVRYLGDPGRWRLDRQFGDHVIHWVTYVELCAPCDIAYSAIGHHETLEHDAPSILQAAGIDQRISYPDIPPGITRYNRTKVEQYFTGISKRDIRRLYARFQGDFLLFGYERPDFLLD; via the exons ACTATAAGGGCAAGCCGGCCCTGAGTTGGACAGCACCTTCCTGGAAAAACATCAGGCCTCCTGCTGCCCAAGGCACGGTGAAGAGGAAAGCTGTCCCTTCCAAGGAG GGCTCGGTGGGGCCCCCCTCAGGTCAGCATGCAGACTGGAGCTCAGTGGAACGGAGACGGCAGGAGCTCCTGCAGAGTGTCTGCCAGAATTCCTCCATGAGGAACCTGACGCACACCCCGCTCAGCAAGTTTGTCCTGGATCGCATCTTTGTCTGTGACAAGCACAAGATCCTCTTCTGCCAGACGCCTAAGGTGGGCAACACCCAGTGGAAGAAGGTCTTCATTGTCCTCAATG GAGCGTTCCCCTCTGTGGCAGAGATTCCAGAGAGCATTGTCCATGACCATGAGAAAAATGGCTTGCCTCGCCTCTCCTCTCTGACTGAAAAAGAAATAACTGAAAG ACTAAGCACCTATTTCAAGTTCTTCATTGTTCGAGATCCATTTGAGCGACTCATCTCAGCTTTCAAGGACAAGTTCCTGCAGAACCCACGATTCGAGCCGTGGTACAAACATAACATTGCGCCGGCCATCATCCGCAAATACCGCAAGGTTCACGGTGGCAGCACTGGTGCCCCCGGCCTGCGCTTTGAGGACTTCGTCCGTTACCTTGGTGACCCTGGGCGATGGCGCCTCGACCGCCAATTTGGCGACCATGTGATCCACTGGGTGACTTACGTGGAGCTGTGTGCACCTTGTGACATCGCCTACAGCGCAATTGGCCACCATGAGACCCTGGAGCATGACGCCCCTTCCATCCTCCAAGCCGCTGGCATCGACCAGCGCATCTCGTACCCTGACATCCCGCCGGGAATCACCCGCTACAACCGCACCAAGGTGGAGCAGTACTTCACCGGAATTAGCAAGCGCGACATCCGGCGCCTTTATGCCCGCTTCCAGGGGGACTTTCTGCTTTTTGGCTACGAGCGGCCGGACTTCTTATTGGACTAA